A single region of the Phalacrocorax aristotelis chromosome 17, bGulAri2.1, whole genome shotgun sequence genome encodes:
- the PRRC2B gene encoding protein PRRC2B isoform X1, protein MSDRLGQITKGKDGKSKYSTLSLFDKYKGKSIEAIRTTVIPRHGLQSLGKVAAARRMPPPANLPSLKSENKGNDPNIIIVPKDGTGWANKQDQPDQKSSSATAAQLQESLPQQGLQKSVSNLQKPTQSISQEGTNSVPGGPKSWAQLNGKPAGQEGGSRASSRLLSFSPEEFPTLKAAGEQDKVGKEKGALDPSYGPGPSLRPQNVTSWREGGGRNITSATSLTASPAELGSKTSSTGDGAPSSASASDPKEPSLRPAQPVRKGASQFMGNVYQPPTYHDMLPAFMCPQQPSETPAPLDRGSFPLPQLRLEPRVPFRQYQMNDQDGKENRLSLSRPTRPVRQQVERAPRPTIINAENLKGLDELDTDADDGWAGIHDEVDYSEKLKFSEDEEEEETLKDGRQKWNSWDPRRQRQLSLSSADSADVKHTLEEGKNWGDSVGLSRSVRKVQDSQQPPRKLNGWSSASEYQKPTLGSVLRQQSLEDKEEKVPLRQKFVHSEISEAVERARRRREEEERRAREERLAACAAKLKQLDQKCKLAQKSGETQKHTENEDLRPPSTEKNAVQENGHALRRATPEFHAQDVSVGYLEEETPAPAAAAQSSSEEELREAPSPAQEFNKYQKSLPPRFQRQQQQQQQEQLYKMQHWQQQQQVYPPPSHSHPQRTFYPPHPQMLGFDPRWMMMPSYMDPRMAQSRTPVDFYPSALHPSGIMKPMIQQDSIGGSSCRSEDQNCQAGQAERKTAPLDPVPVWGQESYTSLQSKGYSLSHQKQADNMTVEGLHARNGSYSASPGRPDSLSTQRDLFEERGEEYLNAFDKKAQADFDSCLSSQRIGQDLLFQHQETVQETCPAGNRHANLRCSPLEPDFIQAEKKPEYNGWDISHHQKPAETAAEVVEEAPRDEQSFSADPWKKEGANTKQPAEETTEWAPENRNTSGQHQEQMGRTRRSGPIKKPVLKALKVEEKEKEMEKVKLEGEDTLHPLKEKAAVQKVENESDDSAALLNSTRYLLDDKGSSQASLAREAEKSQEEEEEEEEEEKPERAWENKLSRESGDLPPTKRNNWIFIDEEQAFGGRGQGRGRGRGFREFTFRGRGTVVGSRGVYNNQRSSRGRGLREFNQPEDFPRGKPRRRIASETHSEGSEYEELPKRRRQRGSENSNEGSVLDREDSDLKKGDFKESWRSNKIYSDDHSTLDPKMRAPRAFGRSLPPRLSNSGYGRRGFMGKEPTQWQGRSGGAGWQEYSHTSPSDTFGSRQQSDRDYIQDSYKHVDSFSSRVFDEGHLEDKRHFFQEDYSADQENIENRPFRRRRPPRQDKPPRFRRLRQERESVGQWNPEEGGPNLLPSQWPGRPKLTTAEKSSISGRRSPELSYQNSSDHANEEWETASESSDFSERRERRDGISESEGQLEGGLGSGSLGEKRELAKRSFSSQRPLVDRQSRKAEPTGFSEQSVRTGVGAASRYESQQNGTLIKSKRSPEEGGGLGNTSGGSSHSIYSLDRASHANSESAEGPGKKPEKEPKSTAQRASEKGEALSQFELNYGSTIIDNRVSNTAEENEVGSMTGEGFIEVLTKKQRRLLEEERRKKEQAAQAPAKARVLQSRIPPRFAKKQNSLCLEQSDVTVSGNSLGTEIWESNSPALSVQSPGSDSWSKPVNTFNGTESSTTEQGFKGSQGDSGIDLSAESRESSATSSQRSSPYGTLKPEEMNGAGLVDPKPDCQKEQVQKQSDKKDSDQGSGQNKEHKPGPIGNERSLKNRKGSEGTERLEGNIPPVNGVEIHVDSVLPVPPIEFGVNPKDSDFSLPPGSASGTAANPVTKLQDALASNAGLTQSIPILRRDHHLQRCIGLNPMSFPTADLTLKMESARKAWENSPSLPEQNSPGGAGSGIQPPSSVGASNGVSYSSFGGVSMPPMPVASVAPSASIPGNHIPPLYLDGHVFASQPRLVPQTIPQQQSYQQAAAAQQIPISLHTSLQAQAQLGLRGGLPVSQSQEMYSSIQPFRSQVYMHPSLSQPSTMVLTGGTALKPPYSAFPGMQPLEVVKTQSGSPYQPMNGSQTLVYEGQINQAAGMGASQMMDSQLTQLTMPVPGSQLPLPRYGSGQQPLILPQSIQLPQGQNLPVGAPRRILPPGSQPSVLATSRESSQMEMKGFHFSDGKQNMSSGGSVPSPHTYRIYSMNVVDSSISRPSSASPSGKPSGPAVSMGSVQGHYVQQAKQRVDENKANLGAVKLQETPSTNQMKPVRTGAIKPQAVKVEESKA, encoded by the exons GTTCAAGGGCCTCAAGCCGACTGTTATCCTTCTCTCCCGAGGAATTTCCGACGCTGAAAGCAGCTGGCGAGCAGGACAAGGTTGGCAAAGAAAAGGGCGCCTTAGATCCGTCGTATGGGCCAGGACCAAGCCTCCGCCCCCAGA ATGTCACCAGTTGGAGGGAGGGCGGTGGGAGGAACATAACCTCTGCCACATCTCTGACCGCCTCCCCTGCTGAGCTGGGCAGCAAGACCTCTAGTACCGGAGACGGAGCCCCCTCCTCAGCGAGTGCCAGCGATCCAAAGGAGCCGTCTCTCCGCCCAGCTCAGCCTGTCCGCAAAGGGGCTTCACAGTTCATGGGAAATGTCTACCAACCACCTACATACCACGACATGCTACCTGCTTTT ATGTGTCCACAACAGCCATCTGAGACCCCTGCACCACTGGACCGAGGGtctttcccccttcctcagCTTCGGCTTGAGCCCCGGGTACCTTTCAGACAATACCAGATGAATGACCAGGATGG AAAAGAGAACAGGCTCAGCCTGTCTCGCCCAACGCGTCCGGTTCGGCAGCAAGTAGAGAGAGCACCTCGGCCCACCATTATCAATGCAGAGAACCTGAAGGGGCTGGATGAACTGGACACTGATGCGGATGATGGATGGGCAG GTATTCACGATGAAGTGGATTACTCTGAGAAACTAAAGTTTAGtgaagatgaggaagaggaagaaactcTTAAAGATGGACGACAGAAGTG GAACAGCTGGGATCCCAGAAGGCAGCGACAGTTGTCCCTGAGCTCTGCAGACAGTGCAGATGTCAAACACACcttggaggaaggaaagaattgGGGCGACTCAGTTGGCTTGTCCCGGTCAGTCCGGAAAGTTCAGGATTCACAGCAGCCTCCGAGGAAGCTGAATGGCTGGAGCTCTGCATCTGAATATCAG AAGCCCACACTGGGAAGCGTTCTCAGACAGCAGTCCCTTGaggataaagaagaaaaggtgcCGCTAAGACAGAAGTTTGTGCACTCTGAGATCTCCGAGGCTGTTGAAAGAGCCAGGAGGCGACGGGAAGAGGAGGAGCGGCGAGCCAGGGAGGAGCGTCTGGCAGCATGCGCTGCAAAGCTGAAGCAACTTGATCAGAAATGCAAACTGGCTCAGAAGAGTGGGGAGACccagaaacacacagagaatGAAGACCTGCGACCCCcaagcacagagaaaaatgctgtGCAAGAGAATGGTCATGCTCTCCGTAGAG caaCCCCTGAGTTTCACGCACAGGATGTCTCTGTTGGCTATCTGGAAGAGGAGactcctgccccagcagcagcagcccaaagCAGCAGCGAGGAGGAGCTCAGAGAAGCTCCCTCCCCGGCACAGGAATTCAACAAATACCAGAAGTCTCTTCCCCCACGATTCCAgaggcaacagcagcaacagcagcag gagcagctgtaCAAGatgcagcactggcagcagcagcagcaagtctatcctcccccatcccattccCATCCCCAAAGGACATTCTACCCGCCGCACCCCCAGATGCTTGGCTTTGATCCTCGCTGGATGATGATGCCCTCTTATATGGACCCTCGCATGGCCCAGAGTCGCACCCCCGTGGATTTCTACCCTTCAGCCCTTCACCCTTCCG GAATTATGAAGCCCATGATTCAGCAGGACTCCATCGGGGGGAGCAGCTGTCGGTCTGAAGATCAGAACtgtcaggcagggcaggcagaaaggaaaactgcTCCCTTGGACCCTGTGCCAGTATGGGGCCAGGAGAGCTACACATCCCTGCAGAGCAAAGGGTACTCCCTGTCACATCAAAAACAGGCTGACAACATGACCGTGGAGGGGCTGCATGCCAG GAATGGCAGTTACTCTGCTTCTCCTGGAAGGCCAGACAGCCTAAGCACCCAGCGAGATCTCTttgaggagagaggggaggagtACTTGAATGCTTTTGACAAGAAGGCCCAAGCAGACTTTGACAGCTGCCTGTCTTCTCAGAGGATAGGCCAAGATCTCTTGTTTCAGCATCAGGAGACTGTGCAGGAAACCTGTCCTGCTGGCAACCGTCATGCAAACTTGAGGTGTTCACCCCTAGAGCCTGATTTTATCCAAGCAGAGAAGAAGCCTGAATATAATGGCTGGGATATCAGCCACCATCAGAAACCCGCAGAGACTGCAGCGGAAGTTGTGGAAGAAGCGCCCAGGGATGAGCAGTCATTCAGTGCTGACCCGTGGAAGAAAGAAGGAGCTAATACCAAACAGCCTGCTGAAGAAACAACAGAGTGGGCTCCTGAGAACCGGAACACCAGTGGTCAGCACCAGGAGCAAATGGGGAGGACTCGGCGATCAGGCCCAATTAAAAAACCAGTCCTGAAAGCCCTCAAggtggaagagaaggagaaggagatggAGAAGGTTAAACTGGAGGGAGAGGACACCCTGCACCCACTCAAGGAGAAGGCGGCTGTTCAGAAAGTAGAAAATGAGTCAGATGATTCTGCAGCCTTACTCAACTCCACGCGTTACCTGCTGGATGACAAAGGTTCTTCCCAAGCCAGCCTTGCCCGAGAGGCTGAGAAATcccaagaggaagaagaggaggaagaggaggaagagaagccaGAAAGAGCCTGGGAGAACAAACTATCCAGAGAGTCCGGTGATCTCCCTcccacaaaaagaaacaactggATCTTCATTGATGAGGAGCAAGCATTTGGTGGGAGAGGTCAAGGACGTGGGCGGGGGAGAGGCTTCAGAGAGTTCACTTTCAGAGGCCGAGGCACTGTGGTGGGCAGCCGGGGAGTCTATAACAACCAGCGGAGCAGTCGAGGGCGAGGGCTTCGGGAGTTCAACCAGCCAGAAGACTTCCCCAGAGGCAAGCCAAGGCGCCGGATTGCAAGTGAGACACACAGTGAAGGGTCAGAATACGAGGAGCTCCCCAAGCGTCGCAGACAGAGAGGCTCGGAAAACAGCAATGAAGGCTCTGTGCTAGACCGGGAGGACAGTGATTTGAAAAAGGGAGACTTCAAAGAGTCTTGGAGGTCCAACAAAATCTATTCAGATGATCACAGTACTCTGGATCCTAAAATGAGGGCTCCGAGAGCTTTTGGGAGATCATTACCACCAAGACTGAGCAACTCTGGCTATGGGCGAAGGGGTTTCATGGGTAAGGAGCCCACGCAGTGGCAAGGCAGGAGTGGGGGAGCAGGGTGGCAGGAGTACAGCCACACCTCTCCATCGGACACTTTCGGGAGCAGGCAGCAGTCTGACAGGGACTACATTCAGGATTCTTATAAACACGTGGATTCCTTCTCCAGTCGGGTTTTTGACGAGGGTCATCTGGAAGACAAAAGGCACTTTTTCCAGGAGGATTACTCAGCAGATCAGGAGAACATAGAGAACAGACCATTCAGGAGGCGGCGTCCCCCCCGCCAAGACAAGCCCCCACGATTCAGGCGCCTCAGGCAAGAGAGGGAATCGGTCGGCCAGTGGAACCCCGAGGAGGGAGGCCCCAACCTGCTGCCCAGCCAGTGGCCTGGAAGACCCAAGCTGACCACcgcagagaagagcagcatctcGGGCAGGCGGTCTCCTGAGCTGTCCTACCAGAACTCATCGGACCATGCCAATGAGGAGTGGGAGACTGCATCTGAAAGCAGTGACTTCAGCGAGCGGCGGGAGAGGCGAGATGGAATTTCAGAGAGCGAAGGCCAGCTGGAGGGTGGCCTCGGGAGTGGGAGCttgggagagaagagggagcTAGCAAAGAGGAGCTTCTCAAGCCAGAGGCCACTTGTTGACAGGCAGAGCCGCAAGGCTGAGCCAACAGGGTTTTCAGAGCAGTCTGTCAGGACTGGTGTAGGAGCGGCTTCCAGATATGAGAGCCAGCAGAATGGGACACtgataaaaagcaaaag GTCTCCAGAAGAAGGAGGGGGCCTTGGCAACACCAGTGGTGGGAGCAGCCACTCTATTTACAGCTTGGATAGGGCCTCCCATGCGAACTCGGAGAGTGCTGAGGGGCCGGGTAAAAAGCCAGAGAAGGAGCCCAAATCCACTGCACAAAGAGCAAGTGAGAAGGGAGAGGCCTTGTCACAGTTTGAACTGAATTATGGAA GTACCATCATTGATAATCGGGTgtcaaacacagcagaagagaatGAAGTAGGTTCTATGACAGGTGAAGGCTTCATTGAGGTTCTTACTAAAAAGCAGCGTCGTTTGCTGGAAGAGGAGCGAAGGAAgaaggaacaggctgctcag GCACCAGCTAAGGCCCGCGTCCTTCAGTCTCGCATTCCTCCGCGATTTGCTAAGAAGCAGAACAGCTTGTGCCTGGAGCAAAGTGATGTAACCGTTTCTGGAAACAGCCTGGGCACAGAGATCTGGGAGAGCAACAGCCCAG CTCTTTCTGTTCAGTCTCCTGGCAGTGATTCCTGGAGCAAGCCTGTAAACACCTTTAATGGTACTGAATCTAGCACCACTGAG CAGGGTTTTAAAGGCAGCCAGGGGGATAGTGGCATTGACTTGAGCGCGGAGTCTCGGGAATCCTCCGCTACCTCCTCTCAGCGCAGCTCTCCATATGGCACCCTCAAACCAGAGGAGATGAATGGGGCTGGCCTGGTGGACCCAAAGCCTGACTGCCAGAAGGAGCAAGTGCAGAAGCAATCTGATAAAAAG GATTCAGATCAAGGCTCAGGACAGAACAAGGAACACAAGCCTGGACCAATCGGCAACGAACGctccctgaaaaacagaaagggtTCGGAGGGAACGGAACGGCTGGAAGGGAATATTCCCCCTGTTAACGGGGTGGAAATTCACGTGGATTCTGTACTTCCTGTGCCACCCATTGAATTTGGAGTAAATCCTAAA gattctgacTTCAGCTTGCCACCTGGTTCTGCCTCTGGCACTGCAGCTAACCCTGTCACCAAATTGCAGGATGCCTTGGCCAGTAAT GCAGGGTTAACACAGTCCATTCCCATTCTGCGAAGAGATCACCACCTCCAGCGGTGCATTGGCCTGAACCCGATGTCCTTCCCCACTGCAGACCTTACTCTTAAG ATGGAGTCTGCTCGTAAAGCTTGGGAAAACTCTCCTAGTTTACCAGAACAGAACTCCCCAGGAGGCGCGGGTTCAGGCATCCAGCCTCCTTCCAGTGTTGGAGCTTCCAACGGTGTCAGCTACAGCTCTTTTGGTGGAGTTTCTATGCCTCCTATGCCTGTGGCGTCCGTAGCACCTTCTGCATCTATTCCAG GTAACCATATTCCACCCCTGTATCTGGATGGCCATGTGTTTGCAAGTCAGCCCCGCCTGGTCCCTCAGACGATACCTCAGCAGCAAAGCTATCAACAG gctgctgctgctcaacAGATCCCCATTTCCCTCCACACATCCTTACAGGCCCAAGCTCAGCTCGGGCTGAGGGGTGGTCTGCCTGTTTCCCAGTCCCAGGAAATGTACAGCTCCATACAGCCCTTCAG GTCTCAGGTGTATATGCACCCCAGTCTGTCTCAACCCAGCACCATGGTCCTGACAGGAGGCACTGCTCTGAAGCCTCCATATTCCGCCTTCCCAGGCATGCAGCCCTTGGAGGTGGTGAAAACGCAGTCTGGGTCCCCCTATCAGCCCATGAATGGAAGCCAGACGCTGGTTTATGAAGGCCAGATAAACCAGGCGGCTGGTATGGGAGCTTCCCAGATGATGGACTCTCAGCTTACACAG CTAACAATGCCTGTGCCTGGCTCCCAGCTTCCTCTGCCCCGCTACGGCTCTGGCCAGCAGCCCCTGATTCTACCACAGTCCATCCAGCTTCCTCAGGGGCAAAACCTGCCTGTAGGAGCTCCCCGAAGAATCCTTCCTCCTGGATCCCAGCCTTCTGTTCTTGCTACCAGCAGGGAG TCCTCCCAAATGGAAATGAAAGGGTTTCATTTCTCCGATGGTAAACAGAATATGTCCTCCGGAGGGTCCGTACCATCGCCACATACGTACAG AATTTACTCCATGAATGTTGTCGACTCTTCGATTTCCAGGCCTAGCTCTGCCAGCCCAAGCGGAAAGCCGTCTGGACCAGCAGTTAGTATGGGCTCTGTGCAAGGACACTATGTACAACAG GCAAAGCAGCGGGTGGATGAAAATAAAGCCAACCTGGGAGCAGTAAAGCTGCAAGAAACACCCTCCACAAACCAGATGAAGCCGGTGCGCACAGGAGCGATCAAACCTCAGGCAGTCAAAGTGGAGGAAAGCAAGGCCTAG